Part of the Pseudomonas lijiangensis genome is shown below.
CCGTGGGTCAAGGCGGCGGAGTATCCGTTCATTCACCCGACCGACCACAACCAGGATTTCCCTGAGCTGCCTGAGCGTGACGAATTACAGTCAGACGCGCCGCTCGATACCGACCAGCCTCAGCCGGTCATCGACCAGTCCGCCGACTGGCTGACCCGCACCGCCTTGTGCGCAGAAGCGCGTGGCGGGCGTTTGTACCTGTTCATGCCGCCGCTGCAAAAGCTTGAGGAATACCTTGAGCTGGTGGCGGTGATCGAAGCCACTGCCGAAGAATTGCAGTGCCCGGTGCTGCTGGAAGGCTACGAGCCGCCGAGCGACCCGCGCCTGAGCAATTTCCGGATTACGCCGGATCCGGGTGTGATCGAGGTCAACGTGCAACCTTCCTCCACCTGGGACCAACTGGTGGAGCGCACCGAGTTTCTTTACGAGCAGGCCCGCCTGACGCGCCTGACCACTGAAAAATTCATGATCGATGGCCGCCATACCGGTACCGGCGGCGGTAACCACTTCGTGCTCGGTGGCGCGACGCCAGCTGATTCACCGTTCCTGCGTCGGCCTGACCTGTTGCGCAGCCTGATCAGCTATTGGCACAACCATCCGTCCCTGTCGTATCTGTTTTCCGGCCTGTTCGTCGGCCCGACGTCTCAGGCGCCGCGGATTGACGAAGCGCGCAACGACTCGCTCTATGAAATGGAAGTCGCCTTTGCGCAAATGCCCAAGCCGGGCGAGGAAGTTGCGCCCTGGCTGATCGACCGGTTGCTGCGCAATCTGCTGATCGATGTCACCGGCAATACCCATCGCGCCGAGTTCTGTATCGACAAGCTGTATTCGCCGGATGGTGCGACGGGGCGTCTGGGTCTGCTAGAGCTGCGCGCCTTTGAAATGCCGCCCCATGCGCGCATGAGCCTTGCCCAGCAATTGCTGTTGCGGGCGCTGGTCGCCCGTTTCTGGCGCGAGCCTTACGCACCGGCCAAGCTGGCGCGTTGGGGGACGGAGCTGCATGACCGTTTCATGCTGCCGTATTTCATCGAGCAGGATTTCGCTGACGTGATTGCCGAGCTCAATGACGTCGGTTATCCACTGCGGGCCGAATGGTTCGCCGCGCATCTGGAGTTCCGTTTCCCGAAAGTGGGCGACTACGCGGTCAACGGCATCGAGCTGGAGCTGCGTCAGGCACTGGAGCCTTGGCATGTACTGGGCGAAGAAGGTTCGGGCGGCGGCGCGGTGCGTTATGTGGACTCGTCTCTTGAGCGTTTGCAGGTACGGATCAATGGTTTGCCGCCGCAGCGCTACATGTTGACCTGCAACGGCATTGCGGTGCCTTTGCAGCCCACCGGTCGAGTGGGCGAGTTTGTTGCGGGTGTGCGCTATCGGGCCTGGCAGCCTGCCAATTGCCTGCAACCGACCATCGGCGTCCATGCACCGCTGGTCTTCGATCTGCTGGATACCTGGATGCAGCGCTCGCTGGGTGGCTGCGAGTATCATGTCGCCCATCCGGGCGGCCGCAACTATGAAACCTTGCCGGTCAACGCCAACGAAGCGGAAAGCCGGCGCCTCTCACGGTTTTTCCGTGTGGGGCATACCGCAGGCAAACTGGAGATTCCGTCGCTCAACATTAGCGATGAACTGCCGATGACGCTGGATATGCGCCTGCATTAATAAAACGGCTCAGTCAGTTGGATGCACACGGACGTGTCCACATCGGTGTGACATCTGACTGCGCTAACCTGAAGCCCTTATGCTGTTTGCCGAGCCTTCCATGCCTGATCTGCTTGACCGTTACCCGCTTTCCGAGGGGACCTATCACGAGATGCTCGATGCCAGCGGCGCTGTACGGCCGCATTGGCAGCGCCTGTACGAGCATATGCAGCGCAGTACTTCCATCCAGTTGACCCAGCGCCAGGCGCTGTTGACCCGCCAGATCCAGGAAAACGGCGTGACCTACAACGTCTACGCCGACCCCAAGGGCGCCGATCGCCCGTGGGAGCTGGATCTGCTGCCGCATGTCATCCCGGCAGAGGAGTGGCAGCATCTTGCGGCAGGCATCGCCCAGCGCGCCCGCCTGCTCAATGCCGTGCTGGCCGATCTGTATGGTCCGCAAGACCTCATCGCCAATGGCTTGCTGCCTGCCGAGCTGGTGTTCGGGCATAACAATTTTCTGTGGCCTTGCCAGGGCGTCAAACCGCCTGAAGGGACGTTCCTGCACATGTACGCCGTTGATCTGGCGCGTACGCCGGACGGGCGCTGGTGGGTCACTGCCGACCGCACACAGGCGCCTTCGGGTGCCGGTTATGCACTGGAGAACCGGCAGATCGTCGCGCGTGCGCTGCCGGAAGCCTACCGTGATCTGCAGGTCAGGCACTTGTCGGGTTTCTTTGGTGCCCTGCAACAGACTCTGGCCCGTCAGGCACCCACCAGCAGCGAAGCGCCGCTGGTGGTGCTGCTGACGCCAGGCCGTTTCAATGAAAGCTACTTCGAGCATTTGTACCTGGCTCGCCAGTTGGGCTATCCGCTGGTGGAAGGCGGCGACCTGACCGTACGTGATGCCACGGTCTACCTGAAGACCCTCAGCGGTCT
Proteins encoded:
- a CDS encoding transglutaminase family protein, producing the protein MSIHIALHHVTHYRYERAVELGPQIVRLRPAAHSRTRVLSYSLKVLPENHFINWQQDPQGNYLARLVFPDKTKELRVEVDLVAEMAVFNPFDFFLEPYAENIPFSYASEEQRELAPYLEKLPLTPRFAAYLESISREPVPAIDFLVGLNQRLSQDIDYLIRMEPGVQTPEFTLESASGSCRDSAWLLVQLLRHLGLAARFVSGYLIQLKADVEALDGPSGTDVDFTDLHAWCEVYLPGAGWVGLDATSGLFAGEGHIPLACSPEPSSAAPISGLVEPCETDFSHEMSVERIWEAPRVTKPYTEEQWQEIQALGHQIDADLARDDVRLTMGGEPTFVSIDDRDGSEWNTAALGPNKRALSAELFKRMRGHYSPKGIVHFGQGKWYPGEQLPRWSLNSFWRKDGKPVWNNDALIADETLDYGANGELAGRFLSSVAERLKLPTRFVFPAYEDNLYYLWREGALPVNVTAEDSRLSDELERARLRKVFEQGLDKVIGQVLPLARTAAGDRWQSGRWYLRDTHCRLVPGDSALGYRLPLASQPWVKAAEYPFIHPTDHNQDFPELPERDELQSDAPLDTDQPQPVIDQSADWLTRTALCAEARGGRLYLFMPPLQKLEEYLELVAVIEATAEELQCPVLLEGYEPPSDPRLSNFRITPDPGVIEVNVQPSSTWDQLVERTEFLYEQARLTRLTTEKFMIDGRHTGTGGGNHFVLGGATPADSPFLRRPDLLRSLISYWHNHPSLSYLFSGLFVGPTSQAPRIDEARNDSLYEMEVAFAQMPKPGEEVAPWLIDRLLRNLLIDVTGNTHRAEFCIDKLYSPDGATGRLGLLELRAFEMPPHARMSLAQQLLLRALVARFWREPYAPAKLARWGTELHDRFMLPYFIEQDFADVIAELNDVGYPLRAEWFAAHLEFRFPKVGDYAVNGIELELRQALEPWHVLGEEGSGGGAVRYVDSSLERLQVRINGLPPQRYMLTCNGIAVPLQPTGRVGEFVAGVRYRAWQPANCLQPTIGVHAPLVFDLLDTWMQRSLGGCEYHVAHPGGRNYETLPVNANEAESRRLSRFFRVGHTAGKLEIPSLNISDELPMTLDMRLH